Proteins encoded in a region of the Paenibacillus pedocola genome:
- a CDS encoding GNAT family N-acetyltransferase, producing the protein MVSIKEIEADSLPALNELYGELTGTMADLNKLTNAFAAIKADSRYILLGAYVDGELLGSIMGIICQDLVGDCRPFMVVENVVVSARARRQGLGKQLMTAIEGIAHERDCYYIILVSGEKRKEAHVFYERMGYRDEKVEGYRKHLSSH; encoded by the coding sequence ATGGTGTCTATTAAAGAAATTGAGGCAGACTCGCTCCCGGCCTTAAATGAGCTATATGGTGAATTGACGGGTACAATGGCGGATCTAAACAAACTTACCAATGCTTTTGCGGCAATCAAGGCAGACAGCCGGTACATATTATTAGGTGCTTATGTGGACGGGGAACTGCTCGGCTCCATCATGGGGATCATCTGCCAAGATCTCGTAGGAGATTGCCGGCCGTTTATGGTCGTTGAGAATGTTGTTGTCTCCGCGCGGGCCCGCCGCCAGGGTCTGGGCAAACAGCTTATGACCGCCATTGAAGGCATTGCCCATGAGCGGGATTGTTATTACATCATCCTGGTCTCCGGTGAGAAACGCAAGGAAGCCCATGTCTTCTATGAGAGGATGGGCTACCGGGATGAGAAGGTTGAGGGCTACCGCAAGCATCTGAGCTCACATTGA
- a CDS encoding ABC transporter permease — MIAEGKIYFKYLRMHLLSGMEYKGWWLMLIQVLIVVVSDPIATVLLFSRFGNIGEWTVAHIILVYSLAVASFGLAESLCRGFDYFPWHLLRSGDFDRLLLRPRSLFVQVAASRFHLHRLVRPVTGICAAGWALGELGIPLTPGRLGILAMALAGGCLMYCGVFVLTSGLAFFTIKGLDWIYLLTNASYQITRCPEPYMPRALKSVFSFVLPMLFISFYPAATVCGWKYPQWLGFLSLPAGAVFLGLSLLVWRIGVRHYKSTGS, encoded by the coding sequence ATGATCGCTGAAGGTAAGATCTATTTCAAATATTTGCGGATGCATCTGCTGTCCGGCATGGAGTATAAGGGCTGGTGGCTGATGCTGATTCAAGTCCTGATCGTTGTAGTCTCGGACCCCATTGCCACCGTCCTGCTGTTCTCCCGCTTTGGCAATATCGGCGAATGGACCGTTGCCCATATCATTCTGGTTTACTCGCTGGCAGTGGCTTCCTTCGGACTCGCTGAGAGCCTCTGCCGCGGCTTTGACTATTTCCCGTGGCATCTGCTGCGCTCCGGGGATTTCGACCGGCTGCTGCTCCGACCCCGTTCCCTGTTCGTCCAGGTTGCCGCCTCCAGATTCCATCTGCACCGGCTGGTCCGGCCTGTCACCGGAATCTGTGCGGCAGGCTGGGCGCTTGGGGAGCTTGGCATCCCCCTGACGCCCGGCAGGCTCGGAATTCTGGCGATGGCGCTGGCGGGAGGCTGCTTGATGTATTGCGGAGTATTCGTGCTGACCTCGGGTCTGGCATTTTTCACAATCAAAGGACTCGACTGGATTTATCTGCTGACCAATGCCAGCTACCAGATTACCCGGTGTCCGGAGCCGTATATGCCGCGGGCGCTGAAATCCGTATTCAGCTTTGTGCTCCCGATGCTGTTCATCAGCTTCTATCCGGCGGCTACAGTATGCGGCTGGAAATACCCGCAGTGGCTGGGCTTCCTCTCGCTTCCCGCCGGAGCTGTATTCCTGGGACTCTCACTGCTGGTCTGGCGCATCGGCGTGAGGCATTACAAAAGCACAGGAAGCTGA
- a CDS encoding ABC transporter permease, with translation MNFRNTCRACSSLFRIRMAEGLQYRVSAISGTVVGVFWALLECVLFTVFYTYSENGSWNNNGLSLPQTISYVWLAQGLFVLQSMSIDSEIMGKINNGDVGIELCRPMNLYTHWFVKSSAGKLGTSWIRSLATVLAGLLMPVGYALGGPASLTALFCFILSVVMAFVLCSAFAMLVTAIRLNITWGDGPTYMLLLVSGILSGTYLPLRLWPDFMQTFLYLQPFGGFADIPVQLYIGSMAPTAALPGIGLQLIWSLLFIAAGRLIMKRKLNSIIVQGG, from the coding sequence ATGAATTTTAGAAATACGTGCCGGGCCTGCAGCTCCCTCTTCCGGATAAGGATGGCCGAAGGGCTGCAGTACCGTGTATCCGCAATCTCCGGCACGGTGGTCGGGGTATTCTGGGCGCTTCTGGAATGTGTGCTGTTCACCGTGTTCTATACATACAGCGAGAATGGCTCGTGGAACAATAACGGGCTGAGTCTTCCGCAGACGATATCCTATGTGTGGCTGGCCCAAGGCCTGTTTGTGCTGCAGAGCATGAGCATCGACAGCGAGATCATGGGCAAAATCAACAATGGAGACGTTGGTATCGAGCTGTGCCGGCCCATGAACCTTTACACTCACTGGTTCGTCAAAAGCTCGGCCGGCAAGCTCGGCACCTCGTGGATCCGCAGTCTGGCCACCGTGCTTGCCGGTTTGCTAATGCCGGTTGGATATGCACTAGGCGGGCCGGCCTCACTCACCGCGCTGTTCTGTTTCATCCTCTCTGTGGTCATGGCGTTTGTGCTATGCTCGGCATTTGCCATGCTCGTGACCGCAATCCGGTTGAACATTACCTGGGGGGACGGGCCGACCTATATGCTTTTACTTGTGAGCGGCATTTTGTCCGGTACTTATCTTCCGCTGCGGCTCTGGCCTGATTTCATGCAGACCTTCTTGTACCTTCAGCCATTTGGAGGGTTTGCAGATATTCCGGTACAGCTGTATATAGGGAGCATGGCTCCTACCGCCGCACTGCCCGGCATTGGCCTGCAGCTTATCTGGAGCCTGCTCTTCATTGCGGCCGGCCGGCTCATCATGAAACGCAAACTGAACAGTATTATCGTCCAGGGAGGTTGA
- a CDS encoding ABC transporter ATP-binding protein → MQISLRDIRKSFKVYKRPEGKWGLLKGAFMRNVTTVEALGGIGFDIAEGELVGYIGPNGAGKSTSVKVMSGILTPDSGECTILGKVPWKHRVEHVSRIGVVFGQRSQLWWDVPVADSFDVLKDIYAIPPGDYRIRLSELTATLGVEALLRTPVRQLSLGQRMRCELVAALLHRPKILFLDEPTIGLDAVSKLALRNFLKQENREYGVTMLLTTHDMDDIEALCERVMVIGHGQLLYDGRLSGLQEKYAPEVVMKVNTDAMIAAMYNDLALT, encoded by the coding sequence ATGCAAATCAGTCTCAGAGATATCCGCAAAAGCTTTAAAGTGTACAAACGGCCCGAAGGAAAATGGGGGCTGCTAAAGGGAGCCTTTATGCGGAATGTAACCACAGTGGAGGCGCTCGGCGGTATCGGGTTTGATATCGCCGAAGGCGAGCTGGTGGGTTACATCGGTCCGAATGGTGCCGGCAAATCCACTTCTGTGAAAGTCATGAGCGGCATCCTGACACCGGACAGCGGCGAATGCACCATCCTTGGCAAAGTTCCCTGGAAGCACCGCGTAGAGCATGTATCCAGAATCGGCGTCGTCTTCGGCCAGCGGTCGCAGCTGTGGTGGGATGTGCCGGTGGCTGATTCTTTTGACGTGCTGAAGGATATTTATGCGATTCCTCCCGGAGATTATAGGATAAGGCTATCGGAGTTAACAGCAACTCTCGGTGTGGAAGCGCTCTTAAGAACGCCGGTGAGACAGCTGTCGCTGGGACAGCGGATGCGTTGTGAGCTGGTGGCGGCACTGCTGCACCGGCCCAAAATTCTGTTTCTGGATGAGCCGACCATCGGACTCGATGCAGTATCCAAGCTGGCGCTGCGCAATTTTTTGAAGCAAGAGAACCGCGAGTATGGGGTCACGATGCTGCTGACTACGCACGATATGGATGATATTGAGGCACTATGTGAGCGGGTTATGGTTATCGGGCACGGCCAGCTGCTCTATGACGGAAGGCTCTCGGGCCTGCAGGAGAAATACGCGCCTGAAGTGGTCATGAAGGTCAACACTGACGCGATGATTGCCGCCATGTACAATGATTTAGCCCTGACTTAA
- a CDS encoding GNAT family N-acetyltransferase, which produces MITLRKITLDNRRAIFNLQVSEDQHSFVASNLSSVASCYVLATNGGHPFPFAIYADEQPVGFVMLTYGNTGYELPSIADDSYCILRLMIDEHYQNRGYGREAMERILEFIRTFPAGPAEYCWIQYEADNLVAKRFYESFGFRDNGEICDNEPVTVLRL; this is translated from the coding sequence ATGATTACGCTTAGAAAAATCACGCTGGACAACCGGCGCGCCATATTTAACCTGCAGGTTTCAGAGGATCAGCACTCCTTCGTGGCATCCAACCTGTCCAGTGTAGCCTCGTGTTATGTCCTTGCCACCAACGGGGGACATCCGTTTCCGTTTGCTATCTATGCAGATGAACAACCGGTTGGTTTTGTAATGCTGACTTACGGTAACACCGGATACGAGCTCCCGTCCATTGCAGACGACAGCTATTGCATTCTGCGGCTGATGATTGATGAGCATTACCAGAACCGCGGCTACGGCCGGGAAGCTATGGAACGAATTCTGGAATTTATCCGTACCTTCCCGGCCGGGCCAGCAGAGTACTGCTGGATTCAATATGAGGCCGACAACCTGGTTGCAAAAAGGTTCTATGAAAGCTTCGGCTTCCGTGACAACGGTGAAATCTGCGATAATGAGCCGGTAACGGTATTACGGCTCTGA
- a CDS encoding DinB family protein translates to MQTFFCYNWMVREEWYKWCEELSEEELLQPRVGGVGGILKTLFHIADVEWSWIMVMQGKPDFQEDFADYNTLERVRALDARFRPEVEAFVLAWNEGMERNIFKDVRQDGSEVTDGWGEIMRHVIAHEIHHIGQLSIWARELGKAPISANLIGRGLMDTLPGKE, encoded by the coding sequence ATGCAGACATTTTTTTGCTATAACTGGATGGTCCGGGAAGAATGGTATAAATGGTGTGAGGAGCTGAGTGAAGAGGAGCTGCTGCAGCCGCGGGTCGGCGGGGTTGGCGGGATTCTAAAGACGCTGTTTCATATCGCCGATGTGGAGTGGAGCTGGATCATGGTTATGCAGGGCAAACCGGATTTTCAGGAGGATTTTGCCGATTATAATACGCTGGAAAGGGTTAGGGCACTTGATGCGCGTTTCCGGCCGGAGGTGGAAGCGTTTGTCCTGGCGTGGAATGAGGGAATGGAACGGAATATTTTTAAGGATGTACGCCAGGACGGCTCGGAAGTAACCGATGGCTGGGGAGAGATTATGCGCCATGTCATCGCCCATGAGATCCATCATATCGGCCAGCTGTCAATCTGGGCCAGGGAGCTCGGCAAGGCGCCTATTTCGGCCAATCTGATTGGCCGCGGGCTGATGGACACCTTGCCGGGTAAGGAATAA
- a CDS encoding ABC transporter substrate-binding protein, with the protein MKLHSQFLKLHSQHGGAEEAAVTLDELAHTLSCTHRNALNVINKLAEQGWIRWTPSRGRGRRSSLKFLAGAEEIALQSMMQAISSSDMRSTIEGIRRYARSSSLQDTLQGWLLAYFGHHSEIRSDRRIDTLRLPVTQHLHNLDPLYMNLLAESFVSSHVFDGLVARSGREGRIIPGLAHAWDTDEKRTVWTFHLRKDVLFHHGKVLAAEDVVYSFERMMNTSQRMLYSNIFKEIREVKALSPTTVRFLLKKPNELFLPFLCTSRAAIVPRDLETTPAGSFGRRPAGTGPFKLVEMNEDMCALEVFPYYFQGRAHLDRVEILYVPWDIASAAAETSSPFHIIPNPATAGSAVWSRIHSESSVRKFITCNTKKKGPLSDPLLRADVLSCLHEGAAAQGPKQHHADTPALQIATIPQYAGDAEAVAVKLSHRGYSCNVLSVSPEEFKGPVRLLADLIVFSLLRDQDEQLRLFDLYSTMVQHIEPRTRADIEGRLQIIAREQDPKARAAGFQAIEDSLRHEHQLHILYEKPAETAYLPSVRGVTFNSQGWVDLRHLWFPPEL; encoded by the coding sequence GTGAAGCTGCACAGCCAATTTCTGAAGCTGCATTCGCAGCATGGAGGAGCGGAGGAAGCCGCGGTTACTCTGGACGAGCTGGCGCATACCCTGAGTTGCACTCACCGGAATGCCCTAAATGTGATTAACAAGCTGGCTGAACAGGGCTGGATCCGCTGGACGCCAAGCCGGGGACGCGGGCGGCGTTCTTCGCTGAAGTTCCTGGCGGGTGCTGAAGAGATTGCGCTCCAGTCCATGATGCAGGCAATCAGCAGCAGCGATATGCGCAGCACTATTGAAGGTATCCGCAGATATGCCCGCTCCTCCTCACTGCAGGATACACTGCAGGGCTGGCTGCTGGCCTATTTCGGGCATCATTCCGAGATCCGCAGTGATAGACGGATTGATACCTTGCGGCTTCCGGTAACGCAGCACCTCCACAACCTGGATCCGCTGTATATGAACCTGCTGGCTGAATCCTTTGTTTCCAGCCACGTATTTGACGGTCTGGTGGCGCGCAGCGGCAGAGAAGGCAGGATCATACCCGGACTGGCCCATGCCTGGGATACGGATGAGAAGCGGACGGTCTGGACCTTTCACTTACGCAAGGATGTACTGTTCCATCACGGAAAGGTATTAGCAGCTGAGGATGTCGTATACTCCTTCGAGCGGATGATGAATACTTCGCAGCGCATGCTTTACAGCAACATCTTCAAGGAGATCCGGGAAGTCAAGGCGCTCAGCCCGACTACGGTGCGCTTTCTGCTGAAGAAACCGAACGAGCTGTTCCTTCCCTTCCTCTGCACCAGCCGGGCCGCCATCGTCCCGCGTGATCTGGAGACAACACCTGCCGGCAGCTTCGGGCGCAGACCGGCGGGGACCGGGCCCTTTAAGCTGGTGGAGATGAACGAGGATATGTGCGCGCTGGAAGTGTTCCCATATTATTTCCAGGGACGGGCTCACCTCGACCGGGTGGAGATTCTCTATGTCCCGTGGGACATCGCTTCGGCTGCGGCTGAGACAAGCTCTCCGTTTCATATCATCCCGAACCCTGCCACTGCAGGCTCAGCTGTCTGGAGCCGGATACATTCGGAATCGTCTGTGCGGAAATTCATCACCTGCAATACGAAAAAAAAAGGACCGCTCAGCGATCCCCTGCTACGTGCAGATGTACTCTCCTGTTTACATGAAGGAGCCGCGGCGCAGGGGCCGAAGCAGCACCATGCCGATACGCCGGCACTGCAAATCGCAACCATCCCGCAGTATGCCGGCGATGCCGAGGCCGTTGCCGTTAAGCTGTCGCACCGCGGATATTCATGCAATGTATTATCCGTCTCCCCTGAGGAATTCAAAGGCCCCGTCCGACTGTTGGCTGATCTGATCGTCTTCTCCCTGCTCCGTGATCAGGATGAACAGCTCAGACTGTTCGACCTGTATTCTACGATGGTGCAGCATATTGAGCCGCGAACACGGGCTGATATTGAAGGACGGCTCCAGATCATTGCCCGCGAACAGGATCCGAAGGCCCGCGCCGCAGGCTTCCAGGCGATAGAAGACAGCCTGAGGCATGAGCATCAGCTGCATATCCTGTATGAGAAGCCGGCGGAAACAGCCTATCTGCCCTCTGTCCGCGGGGTTACCTTTAACAGCCAGGGCTGGGTAGACCTGCGTCACCTGTGGTTTCCACCTGAATTGTGA